The nucleotide window ATCCGTCGAGAACGCTGGCAGGAAGAAATACGCATCCGACTGCGCTGGACCGGAAATCTTTGTATCGTTGGTTCCCGCCTCGACAAACGCTTTATACTCAGCATCATCGACAACACTCTGACGAATCGGCAGATAACCGGTGTTCAGCGTCATCGGCAGATTGGATTCCTTGCTGGACATGAATTTGATAAATTCATAAGCCGCATAGCTCTGTTCTGCATTGCCGGACTGATTTAAAGCAGCCAAGACATAGCCGTTGGAAATGACCTGCTTGTTGGCGGCATCCGCCTGCGGAATCGCGGCAGAAGCCCATACAACCTGCTCCGGATCCGCAATCTTGCTGGAAATATACTGGCTTTCAACTGTTCTGCCGATATACATCGGAACAATACCGTTGGCAAACGGACCGGAGAAGAACATATCTTCACCCGCTAAACGGAAGTTGCCGTTCTGAATGTTTTCCTGCATGTAGGTCAGCGCTTTTACAGCAGCTTCGCTGTTGAACAACAGTTCGCCTTCCACATTGGTATAATCGCCGCCAAACTGCTTGGTCAGCGTGATAAACATATCCGCTGGATAGTCTGTTCCAAATGCCGGTTTGCCCGTGATCGCCTGAATCTTCGCCGACGTTTCAGCCAGTTCATCCCAGGTCGTTGGGACCGTCAATCCGTTGTCGTCAAAGAACTTCTGGTTGTAGTACAGCACTTCCGTATACATTGTAAATGGCAGAGAATAGGTTCCCTTTACTGAATAATTCGCACCGAAAGTTCTGAAGGATTCATAGATATCCTGATAATCACTCATGCCTACAGCCGCGTCGCTGATATACGGCGCCAGATCCACGACTGCCTCGGAGGCCAGCAGATCTTCAACGTAGGTCTGTTGAGACAGAATGACAGCCGGGGCATTCTTCGCTTTGACAGCACCGACAACCTTGTTGTTGACTTCCGCGCTGGAGCCCTGGTTGATCGCCGTAACGGTAATGCCTTTTTCTTTGCCGACCGTGCTGTTGAATTCCTCAACGCGCTGGTTGACGATCTCCTCCTGGATGTTGGTGCAGTTGTGCCAGAATTCGATGCTGATCGGATTAGTAATCTCTGTGACGAGCGCGGTCGGTTCCTGACCGCCGTTTTCCGGTTCATCGGTCTTGCCGTTGTTGGACGAGCAAGCGCCTAAACCGAGAATCATCATCAGAGAAAGAATGCTGATTAAGCCTTTTTTCATAGTTTCTTTCCTCTCTTTACTTTTTATATCAAAGGGACAGCGTCAAGCTACCCTTTAATACCTCCGCGGGCTACGCCGTTGATAATCTGTTTTCTGAAAATCAGATAGAAGACAACCATCGGCAGAATAACAACGCAGGCGCCGGCCATCTGCAGGTTGACAAACGACGAAGCGTCATTGTTGAAGTACATCAAGCCGGTAGTCAGCACCCGCTTGCTTGGACTGTTAGTGACCATCAACGGCCACAGGAAGGAATTCCAGGTCGTGATGAAATGCAGAATCGAGATCGTGGCAATCGCATTCTTGCTCATCGGCACCATCACCTTCCACAGATAGCGCCAATCGCTGCAGCCGTCAATCTTTGCCGCCTTGTATAAGATCGGCGGCACCTGCATGAAATATTCCCTCAGCATGTAAATATAGAAGCCGCTGGCCAGCGTTGGAATAATGATGCCCTGGTAAGTATCCAGCCAGCCTAAATGCGAAACGGTCACATAATTCTGAATAATCAGCAGCTCTGTCGGCACCATCATCGTTGACAGAAACAGCCAGAACCAAAACTTTTTGCCTTTAAACTCCAGCACCGAAAAGGCAAAGGA belongs to Holdemania massiliensis and includes:
- a CDS encoding extracellular solute-binding protein, coding for MKKGLISILSLMMILGLGACSSNNGKTDEPENGGQEPTALVTEITNPISIEFWHNCTNIQEEIVNQRVEEFNSTVGKEKGITVTAINQGSSAEVNNKVVGAVKAKNAPAVILSQQTYVEDLLASEAVVDLAPYISDAAVGMSDYQDIYESFRTFGANYSVKGTYSLPFTMYTEVLYYNQKFFDDNGLTVPTTWDELAETSAKIQAITGKPAFGTDYPADMFITLTKQFGGDYTNVEGELLFNSEAAVKALTYMQENIQNGNFRLAGEDMFFSGPFANGIVPMYIGRTVESQYISSKIADPEQVVWASAAIPQADAANKQVISNGYVLAALNQSGNAEQSYAAYEFIKFMSSKESNLPMTLNTGYLPIRQSVVDDAEYKAFVEAGTNDTKISGPAQSDAYFFLPAFSTDDYTSSAVYEAVKTMMDEVLVNFKDPAAAIEACLNSLK
- a CDS encoding carbohydrate ABC transporter permease, with amino-acid sequence MKKKNKLPALIAKVLKYTFLIAGAITMLFPFIWMILTAFKTLDESIRIPPIWFPKEWMAVNFKTVFDTAPFGQYFINTVVIATISTLLAVVVTVLASFAFSVLEFKGKKFWFWLFLSTMMVPTELLIIQNYVTVSHLGWLDTYQGIIIPTLASGFYIYMLREYFMQVPPILYKAAKIDGCSDWRYLWKVMVPMSKNAIATISILHFITTWNSFLWPLMVTNSPSKRVLTTGLMYFNNDASSFVNLQMAGACVVILPMVVFYLIFRKQIINGVARGGIKG